One region of Vespula vulgaris chromosome 9, iyVesVulg1.1, whole genome shotgun sequence genomic DNA includes:
- the LOC127066331 gene encoding actin-related protein 3, producing MIGRLPACVIDVGTGYTKLGFAGNKEPQLTIPSAIAIKETAKVGDNNARRITKGVEDLDTYIGDEAFEATGYSIKYPVRHGLVEDWDLMEKFLQQCIFKYLRAEPEDHYFLLTEPPLNTPENREYTAEIMFESFNVPGLYIAVQAVLALAASWTSKNVEDRTLTGVVVDSGDGVTHVIPVAEGFVIGSCIKHIPIAGRDITYFIQSLLREREIGIPPEQSLETAKAIKEKYCYICPDISKEFAKYDSDPTKIKKYEGINSITKQSFIVDVGYERFLGPEIFFHPEFSNPDFTTPLSEIVDDVIQNCPIDVRRPLYSNIVLSGGSTMFKDFGRRLQRDIKRIVDARLKLSETLSGSHITPKPIDVHVISHHKQRCAVWYGGALLASDPEFYTVCHTKKDYQENGPGICRYNPVFHSMV from the exons ATGATCGGACGTCTTCCTGCGTGTGTTATCGACGTGGGTACAGG ATACACAAAACTAGGCTTCGCAGGAAATAAAGAACCTCAACTTACGATACCGTCTGCAATAGCCATTAAAGAAACAGCCAAAGTTGGCGATAATAATGCTAGAAGAATTACCAAAGGAGTAGAAGATTTAGATACCTACATTGGAGATGAAGCATTTGAAGCAACTGGTTATTCTATTAAG TATCCAGTGAGACATGGATTGGTCGAAGATTGGGATTTAATGGAAAAATTTCTTCAGCAatgcatatttaaatatctgaGGGCAGAACCTGAAGATCATTATTTCTTGCTCACTGAACCACCTCTTAATACACcagaaaatagagaatataCAGCAGAAATTATGTTTGAATCTTTTAATGTACCAGGATTATATATTGCTGTGCAAGCAGTATTAGCTTTAGCAGCTTCTTGGACATCTAAAAATGTTGAAGATAGAACATTGACAGGTGTTGTTGTTGACAGTGGAGACGGAGTTACACATGTGATACCAGTG gCAGAAGGCTTTGTTATAGGTAGTTGTATAAAGCATATACCTATTGCTGGTCgtgatataacatattttatacaaagtCTTTTACGAGAACGTGAAATTGGAATACCTCCTGAACAATCATTAGAAACAGCTAAagctataaaagaaaaatattgttatatttgtcCTGATATTTCTAAAGAATTTGCAAAATACGATAGTGATCCtaccaaaataaaaaagtatgaaGGTATTAATAGTATCACGAAACAGTCTTTCATTGTAGATGTTGGGTACGAAAGATTTTTAGGaccagaaatattttttcaccCTGAG tttTCCAATCCTGATTTCACAACTCCACTTAGTGAAATAGTTGATGATGTCATACAAAACTGTCCAATAGATGTCAGAAGACCACTATATAGTAACATTGTTTTATCAGGAGGTTCTACAATGTTTAAAGATTTTGGAAGAAGATTGCAACGTGACATTAAAAGAATTGTTGACGCTCGTCTGAAACTCAGTGAAACATTAAGTGGTAGCCATATCACG cCAAAACCTATAGATGTGCATGTAATATCACATCATAAACAACGTTGTGCAGTATGGTACGGAGGTGCACTCTTAGCTAGTGATCCAGAATTTTATACAGTATGTCATACCAAAAAAGATTACCAGGAAAATGGACCTGGAATTTGTCGTTATAATCCAGTATTCCATAGTATGGTATAA
- the LOC127066333 gene encoding leucine-rich repeat-containing protein 59 yields the protein MMKLKNIGNRIKDDNLDLSLCDLEEVPVEEIATIRKLTYLDLSNNFLVTLPNNFVILKQILKLDLSKNMLTEIPENFGEMTQLRYLDLYANQISRLPLSLSELKNLRWLDLKENPLTPSVASIAGPCNNAEECKNCARNVVEYLNNVKCSVEEEKLRRLNAMSNKMSVLANKNNDNGTIKKESKKKKKKKHAEKEVEKNLNKNKSEVECKVSENIDKMDSSKETFNEQNKKNCISAALCKILTSLFLWTVIFGITFGSLIIILPIYNKELSYTIMDYIEKHTGIFLKTYQRYGTELLQNKSQILMKWMNHACKTINDIYNGYNLTNII from the exons atgATGAAGCTAAAAAATATAGGAAATAGAATAAAGGATGATAATTTAGATCTTAGTTTATGTGACTTGGAAGAAGTACCTGTGGAAGAAATT GCAACTATTAGAAAACTGACATATTTAGACTTGTCTAATAATTTCTTAGTTACATTACCT aataattttgtCATACTTAAACAAATACTAAAGTTAGATTTaagtaaaaatatgttaacAGAAATTCCTGAGAATTTTGGCGAAATGACGCAATTAAGATATTTGGATCTGTATGCTAATCAG ATAAGCCGTTTACCTTTGAGTCTCAGTGAATTGAAGAACTTAAGGTGGCTGGATCTAAAAGAAAATCCATTAACTCCTTCTGTTGCAAGTATTGCTGGCCCATGTAATAATGCAGAAGAGTGTAAAAATTGTGCTCGTAACGTTGTGGAATACTTAAATAATGTCAAATGTTCTgtagaagaggaaaaattACGTAGACTTAATGCTATGTCGAAta AGATGTCAGTACTcgctaataaaaataatgataatggtacgataaaaaaagaatcaaaaaagaaaaaaaagaagaaacacgcAGAGAAGGAAGTTGAAAAGAATTTGAATAAGAACAAATCAGAAGTGGAATGTAAAGTATCTGAAAATATAGATAAGATGGATAGttcaaaagaaacatttaatgagcagaataaaaagaattgcaTTTCTGCTG CATTATGTAAAATACTTACTTCACTATTCCTATGGACAGTCATATTTGGCATTACCTTTGGTTCTTTGATAATAATCCTTCctatatataacaaagaaCTATCATATACAATTATGGATTACATAGAAAAGCACACAGGTATATTTCTGAAAACTTATCAAAGGTATGGCAcagaattattacaaaataaaagccagattttaatgaaatggATGAATCATGCTTGTAAGactataaatgatatttacaaTGGTTacaatttaacaaatattatctaa
- the LOC127066328 gene encoding uncharacterized protein LOC127066328 — MGLDAELTVILHEIVQFLEFLREANLSGTMETIRENLLLRSKNALSVFMGTEGTTSSTELYLRMNASSKGLLPLNIGETNVSDMQEYVGAEETISQTQKRPTSQIHPDYYETFRSMAEDDKKKELEESQENALINIYSSLSGAQAKSKSLKCGPLLRKEGKKLFVFEQYRINWVALVGSHLLIYGNERDNKPYSVQGIRGYSGRPAPNIVPRDQRRSEAAFEIFKPGNKTLQFIARTPKDMEQWVAKVCQVGFNEINLDLGLNPKEDVSLVSSSGIVGETEEIITKDRLVDSTKLQTTFLNVNENKTIEPDHESKVQTSENTSPPPLPARIPRRLPSLPSSDIISSYEMMDDEEDDIYHKIEDLEGGTFYQNFISKNQKEATVVEKSKKVTTAYDDVQAILEKNRKHMKSKTKEENVCNTKQNEMIRFDETYDDISSSSVTKEKKNCESLQEEVIDVNESQSSTTTTLVSYDDVETLVNATSLGNKAKDKNEEVQKKTPNKKSFLDRMRNKKESPQKKEKIIAAQQETLTPPPQIIQKKEMTTYDDVSDLIIKETSTSNETPEYTCPPAPRPVYVKPPTVILPVEEEFYDDVNGCHEKKNQQMQSNVQKIEKRISDDCEHYKSPRNDTPQQLGPSQTEEQIYDDVAILANFTARQKEISEENKDQDLSRASFSPDKRSWNRFVTSRKYRSSSDSIGSVTNKRVSNEITDLDCYEEQQNFSRMNTFQKLINKMENSLGKVSPRAVPTTSMNKTYGLNTSS, encoded by the exons ATGGGCCTTGACGCAGAACTCACTGTCATACTTCATG AGATCGTACAATTTCTCGAATTTCTTCGAGAAGCAAATTTATCGGGTACAATGGAGACCATAcgagaaaatttattgttacGTTCAAAAAACGCCTTGAGTGTTTTCATGGGAACCGAAGGTACAACATCGTCGACCGAGCTCTATCTCCGTATGAACGCTAGCTCGAAGGGTTTATTACCATTGAATATTGGAGAAACGAATGTATCCGACATGCAAGAGTACGTCGGTGCGGAGGAGACGATATCTCAGACTCAAAAACGTCCTACCTCTCAAATTCATCCTGATTATTATGAAACATTCCGATCGATGGCCGaggatgataaaaagaaagaacttgaAGAATCTCAAGAAAACGCgctcattaatatttattccaGTTTATCTGGCGCACAGGCAAAAAGCAAATCTTTAAAATGTGGACCATTACTTCGCAAGGAAggcaaaaaattatttgtttttgaacaatatcgaattaattggGTCg CATTGGTAGGAAGTCATTTGTTGATCTACGGAAACGAACGAGATAATAAGCCTTACAGTGTTCAAGGGATTCGCGGTTATTCTGGTCGACCAGCGCCTAATATTGTCCCACGTGATCAAAGAAGAAGCGAAGCagcatttgaaattttcaaacctGGTAATAAAACATTACAA TTTATTGCAAGAACGCCAAAAGATATGGAACAATGGGTTGCCAAGGTTTGTCAAGTTGGTTTTAACGAGATCAATCTTGATCTTGGACTTAATCCGAAAGAAGACGTATCTTTGGTATCTTCCTCTGGAATAGTTGGAGAAACGGAAGAGATTATTACAAAAGATCGTCTCGTAGATTCGACGAAATTACAAACGACCTTCTTAAACGTTAACGAGAACAAGACCATTGAACCTGATCATGAAAGCAAAGTTCAAACGAGTGAGAATACGAGTCCTCCTCCGTTACCAGCTCGTATACCACGAAGACTTCCATCGTTACCCTCGAGTGATATAATCTCCTCGTATGAAATGATggacgacgaagaagatgatATTTATCACAAAATAGAAGATCTCGAAGGTGGTacgttttatcaaaatttcataTCAAAGAATCAAAAGGAGGCGACAGTCgttgaaaaatcgaagaaagtcACCACTGCTTACGACGACGTCCAAGCGATTCTAGAGAAAAATCGTAAACATATGAAATCtaaaacgaaagaggaaaatgtatgtaatacGAAGCAAAACGAAATGATACGTTTCGATGAAACTTACGACGATATAAGCAGCTCTTCTgttacaaaagagaaaaagaattgtgaATCTCTTCAAGAAGAAGTCATCGACGTTAATGAATCACAATCATCAACAACAACGACTTTGGTATCCTACGACGATGTTGAG ACTCTGGTAAATGCGACATCGCTTGGTAATAAAGCGAAGGATAAGAACGAAGAAGTACAAAAGAAAACGCcgaataaaaaatcgtttttggatagaatgagaaataagaaagaatcgccacaaaaaaaagagaagataatagCCGCTCAACAGGAAACGTTGACGCCGCCTCCGCAAATTAttcagaaaaaggaaatgactACGTATGACGATGTGTCTGATTTGATTATCAAAGAAACGTCCACGTCCAATGAAACGCCCGAATATACTTGTCCGCCAGCACCGAGACCTGTATATGTTAAGCCACCAACAGTTATCTTGCCTGTTGAGGAAGAATTTTATGACGATGTTAACGGATGTcatgagaagaaaaat CAACAAATGCAATCTAATGTTCAAAAGATTGAGAAAAGGATATCGGATGATTGTGAACATTATAAGTCACCGAGAAACGATACGCCGCAACAACTTGGACCATCTCAAACGGAAGAACAGATTTATGACGACGTAGCTATTTTAGCAAATTTCACGGCACGTCAGAAAGAAATATCAGAGGAGAACAAGGATCAAGATCTTTCGAGAGCATCTTTTAGTCCAGATAAAAGATCATGGAATAGATTTGTAACTAGCAGAAAGTATAGATCATCAAGCGATTCTATCGGTTCTGTAACAAATAAGAGAGTATCCAACGAGATTACGGATCTTGATTGTTACGAAGagcaacaaaatttttctcgaatgAATACGTttcagaaattaattaataaaatggaaaattcaCTTGGTAAAGTGTCTCCAAGGGCAGTACCAACGACATCCATGAACAAAACTTATGGGTTAAATACATCCTCCTGA